A single window of Myxocyprinus asiaticus isolate MX2 ecotype Aquarium Trade chromosome 48, UBuf_Myxa_2, whole genome shotgun sequence DNA harbors:
- the LOC127437844 gene encoding nucleosome assembly protein 1-like 4 isoform X2, translated as MERKNEKSEAKGKGGNKTSQSEKPEDFLQVERVPNFSLLPKNAKRRVYALKRLQLQSANIEAKFYEEVHELERKYSALYQPIFNKRREIVTGVVEPTDEECEWQSDKEEEELAEDLQKKAALEEKQADSASAVDLKGIPEFWLTIFKHVDMLGEMLQEHDEPILKHLQDISVKFSEPGQPMSFTLEFHFEPNSYFSNTILTKVYKMKSEPDAADPFSFEGPEIVDCEGCKIDWQKGKDVTVKIIKKKQKHKGRGTVRTVTKEVPQDSFFNFFSPVKSSPDGMDEDLDFTLATDFEIGHFFRERIIPRAVLYFTGEALEDDESFEEEDLEEGEEEDEEGEEEDDDGDFDPKA; from the exons gcaaaggaggaaacaaAACTTCTCAGTCTGAGAAACCAGAGGACTTTTTACAGGTAGAAAG AGTACCGAATTTCAGCCTACTTCCCAAGAATGCAAAGCGAAGAGTTTATGCCCTGAAGAGACTCCAACTCCAGAGTGCCAACATTGAGGCCAAGTTTTACGAGGAAGTTCATGAACTGGAGAGAAAGTACTCTGCGCTCTACCAGCCTATCTTTAACAAG AGACGAGAGATCGTGACGGGGGTCGTTGAACCCACAGATGAGGAATGCGAGTGGCAAAGTGACAAGGAGGAAGAGGAGCTTGCT GAGGATTTGCAGAAGAAAGCTGCTCTGGAGGAGAAGCAGGCAGATTCAGCCAGTGCCGTTGATCTGAAAGGCATCCCGGAATTCTGGCTAACCATCTTTAAACATGTGGATATGCTGGGTGAAATGCTGCAG GAGCATGATGAGCCAATCCTGAAACACTTGCAGGACATCTCTGTGAAATTTTCTGAGCCTGGACAGCCAATG AGTTTCACGTTAGAGTTCCATTTCGAGCCCAACAGCTACTTCAGCAACACGATCCTCACTAAAGTCTACAAGATGAAATCAGAGCCGGATGCAGCAGATCCGTTCTCTTTCGAGGGACCGGAGATTGTGGACTGTGAAGG TTGTAAGATTGACTGGCAAAAGGGCAAAGACGTGACAGTCAAAATCATTAAGAAGAAACAGAAACACAAAGGAAGAGGAACCGTTCGGACGGTCACCAAAGAGGTTCCACAAGATTCCTTCTTCAACTTCTTCAGCCCTGTGAAAT CATCACCCGATGGAATG GATGAAGACTTGGACTTCACCCTAGCTACAGACTTTGAAATCGGACATTTTTTCAGAGAGAGAATCATCCCCAGAGCAGTGCTTTATTTCACAGGAGAGGCCTTAGAAGATGACGAGAGT TTTGAAGAGGAGGATCTTGAAGAGGGAGAGGAAGAG GATGAGGAAGGTGAAGAAGAGGATGATGATGGAGATTTTGATCCCAAA GCATAA
- the LOC127437844 gene encoding nucleosome assembly protein 1-like 4 isoform X1 encodes MERKNEKSEAKGKGGNKTSQSEKPEDFLQVERVPNFSLLPKNAKRRVYALKRLQLQSANIEAKFYEEVHELERKYSALYQPIFNKRREIVTGVVEPTDEECEWQSDKEEEELAEDLQKKAALEEKQADSASAVDLKGIPEFWLTIFKHVDMLGEMLQEHDEPILKHLQDISVKFSEPGQPMSFTLEFHFEPNSYFSNTILTKVYKMKSEPDAADPFSFEGPEIVDCEGCKIDWQKGKDVTVKIIKKKQKHKGRGTVRTVTKEVPQDSFFNFFSPVKSSPDGMDEDLDFTLATDFEIGHFFRERIIPRAVLYFTGEALEDDESFEEEDLEEGEEEDEEGEEEDDDGDFDPKKDPPPAECKQQ; translated from the exons gcaaaggaggaaacaaAACTTCTCAGTCTGAGAAACCAGAGGACTTTTTACAGGTAGAAAG AGTACCGAATTTCAGCCTACTTCCCAAGAATGCAAAGCGAAGAGTTTATGCCCTGAAGAGACTCCAACTCCAGAGTGCCAACATTGAGGCCAAGTTTTACGAGGAAGTTCATGAACTGGAGAGAAAGTACTCTGCGCTCTACCAGCCTATCTTTAACAAG AGACGAGAGATCGTGACGGGGGTCGTTGAACCCACAGATGAGGAATGCGAGTGGCAAAGTGACAAGGAGGAAGAGGAGCTTGCT GAGGATTTGCAGAAGAAAGCTGCTCTGGAGGAGAAGCAGGCAGATTCAGCCAGTGCCGTTGATCTGAAAGGCATCCCGGAATTCTGGCTAACCATCTTTAAACATGTGGATATGCTGGGTGAAATGCTGCAG GAGCATGATGAGCCAATCCTGAAACACTTGCAGGACATCTCTGTGAAATTTTCTGAGCCTGGACAGCCAATG AGTTTCACGTTAGAGTTCCATTTCGAGCCCAACAGCTACTTCAGCAACACGATCCTCACTAAAGTCTACAAGATGAAATCAGAGCCGGATGCAGCAGATCCGTTCTCTTTCGAGGGACCGGAGATTGTGGACTGTGAAGG TTGTAAGATTGACTGGCAAAAGGGCAAAGACGTGACAGTCAAAATCATTAAGAAGAAACAGAAACACAAAGGAAGAGGAACCGTTCGGACGGTCACCAAAGAGGTTCCACAAGATTCCTTCTTCAACTTCTTCAGCCCTGTGAAAT CATCACCCGATGGAATG GATGAAGACTTGGACTTCACCCTAGCTACAGACTTTGAAATCGGACATTTTTTCAGAGAGAGAATCATCCCCAGAGCAGTGCTTTATTTCACAGGAGAGGCCTTAGAAGATGACGAGAGT TTTGAAGAGGAGGATCTTGAAGAGGGAGAGGAAGAG GATGAGGAAGGTGAAGAAGAGGATGATGATGGAGATTTTGATCCCAAA AAAGACCCTCCACCTGCAGAGTGTAAACAACAGTAA